The Bradyrhizobium sp. B097 genome contains the following window.
AGGTTTGAACAAACGAACGGCGGTGTCACGGCGACAGCGCTCGCGTTGCTGCAGTGAAAATAAAATCTCGTTGCTGCGACGCAATGCGTTTCTTGGCGGCTCATTGTCACAGAACGCTATCGCCCTGATTTCGCGGCATGTTTTATCGGGTCACTGCATTGTGAGCGGGTTCCATCGCAGGCTGTGGGAATGCGTTAAGGACTGCGTGAGCGGGAATTCGCCTTTTATCTGTGCGGGAATGCCGCAGATTGCAAAGTCGTCATGCGCGGCGCGCGAATCGCCGATCGCGGCGCGCCTCGCCCAGCGATGCGTGCAATCCGAGTTCGTCTCGCGACCCGCGCGTGGGATTGGCACCTTCCGAACAGGCTGATGCGCCGAAGCGCCGGAATGCTGCGCAAAGCGGCAACACTCCGCCCAGTCTCAACCCAAGGTTCTGCTGACAGCCTTTGGATTCGGCTTTCCTCACTCCGCCGCTGTGCCATATTGCTGGCAGATGCGGCCTTCGCGAACGGATGACCCGGCAATGCCCCCTTCCCGCTCCGAGATGGAGATCGAACTGAGCAAGCTGTCCTCGCCCAGGATCTTCCTGGTGCGGATGCTGGTGTTCCTGGTGCTCTGCGGCCTGGTCGGGGTCGTGCTGTACAAGCAGATCGTCACCGCCTTCTTCGCCAATCCCGGGCTGAACGCCCTGATCGGCGCCGTCCTGCTGATCGGCATCATCCTGGCGTTCCGGCAGGTGATCCGGCTGTATCCCGAAGTTGCCTGGGTCAATAACTTCCGCATTGCCGATCCCGGCCTTGCGATCGAGCGCCGCCCGACCCTGCTTGCCCCAATGGCCGCGATCCTCGGCGGCGAGCGTACCGGGCGGATGTCGATCTCGCAGCAGACCATGCGGCATCTGCTCGATTCGATCGCAACCCGCCTCGATGAAGCCCGCGACATCTCGCGCTACATGACCGGCCTGCTGGTGTTCCTCGGCCTGCTCGGCACCTTCTGGGGCCTGATCGAGACGGTGGGCTCGGTCGGCAAGGTGATCGACGGGCTCAAGGTCGGCGGCGACGCCGGCGCGCTGTTCGACACGCTGAAGGAGGGCCTCGCCGCGCCGCTCGGCGGCATGGGCATTTCGTTCTCGTCTTCGCTGTTCGGCCTCGCCGGCTCGCTGATCCTCGGCTTCCTCGACCTGCAATCGAGCCAGGCCCAGAACCGCTTCTACACCGACCTCGAGGACTGGCTCGCCACCACCGTGCGCGGCATTTCCGGCGACGGTGTCGGCGCCGGCGGTGCCGACCTGCAGGGCGCGATCGACCGGCTGCGTGCGACCTTCGAAGAAGGTGGCGCCGGCGGCGGCGGCCGCAGCACCACGGCGGCGATGGCCAATCTTGCCGAGGCGATCCAGGGGCTGGTTGCGCATATGCGCACCGAGCAGCAGATGATCCGCGAATGGGCCGACGGCCAGGGCGAGCAGAACCGCGAGATCAAGCGGCTGCTCGAGCGCCTCGCCCGCCAGCCCGAGAAGAGTTGAGCGGCGCGGCAAGCCCAAGGAGAAACGCATGGCCCTCGCCCGCTCGCGCCGCAGTGAATCCGGCTTCAACTACTGGCCCGGTTTTGTCGACGCGCTGTCGACGCTGGTGCTGTCGATCGTGTTCCTGCTGTCGGTTTTCCTGGTCGTGCAGTTCTTCCTGTCGCAGGAAGTGACCGGCAAGGACAAGGCGCTGGAGCAGCTCAACGCCAAGATCGCCCAGCTCAACGACCTGTTGTCGCTGGAGAAGCTCTCCAAGCTGACGCTCGACGACCAGGTGTCGCAGCTCCGCGCCGGGCTCGCTTCCGCCGAGGGCGAGCGCGACCGCATGAAGGGGCTCTATGAGGGGCTCGCCAATTCCGGCAATGACGCGCAGGGCCGCGCCAACGAACTCAACAAGGCGCTGGAGTCCGAGAAGAGCGTGTCGTCGCGCGCGCTGGCGCAGATCGAGGTGCTGAACCAGCAGATCAGCGCGCTGCGCCGCCAGCTCGCGGCGCTCGAGGAGGCGCTCGACGCCTCCGAGAAGCGCGACAAGGAATCGCAGAGCCGGATCGCCGATCTCGGCTCGCGCCTTAACGTCGCGCTGGCGCAGCGGGTGCAGGAATTGTCGAAATACCGCTCGGAATTCTTCGGCCGGCTGCGCGCGATCCTCGGCAACCGTCCGGATATCCGCATCGTCGGCGACCGCTTCGTGTTCCAGTCCGAAGTGTTCTTCGATACCGGCCAGGCGACGCTGCTGCCGGAGGGCAAGACCGAGCTCGACACCGTGGCGAACGCGCTGATCGATCTCGACAAGCAGATCCCGGCCGAGATCGCCTGGGTGCTGCGGGTCGACGGCCACACCGACGTGCGGCCGATCAACAGCCCGCTGTTCAAGTCGAACTGGGAGTTGTCCTCTGCGCGCGCGATCTCGGTGGTGCAATATCTGGTCTCGCTCGGCGTGCCCGCGCAGCGCCTGGTCGCCGCCGGCTTCGCCGAATTCCAGCCGCTCGACACTGCGCAGACCGAAGACGCCTACAAGCGCAACCGCCGCATCGAGCTGAAGCTGACGGAACGCTAGCTGGCACACGCCTTCGCGCTCCGCTTTCGCGAGGACGACATTGAATGTGTGGCACGGCCTACTTCCACAATCGTCGTCCCTGCGAAAGCAGGGACCCATAACCACAGGGTTGTGTTGTTGCAGAGGGCTGTGGCGCCAGCGTCGCGCAACAATTGCCGTTGGTGGTTATGGGTCCCGGGTCAAGCCCGGGACGACACCGAATGTATGGCATGGCCTGCATCCACAATCGTCGTCCCTGCGAAAGCAGGGACCCATAACCGCAGGGTTGTGTTGTTGCAGAGGGCTGTGGCCCCCGCGTCGCGCAACAATTGCCATTTGTGGTTATGGGTCCCGGGTCAAGCCCGGGACGACACTGAATGTGTGGCACGGCCTGCATCCACAATCGTCGTCCCTGCGAAAGCAGGGACCCATAACCACAGGGTCGCGTTGTTGAAGCGAGCTGTGGCACCAGCGTCGTGCGGCAACGCGCATTTGGGGTAATGGATCCTGGCTTTCGCCAGGACGACATCGAATGAGTGGCACGGACTACATCACAATCGTCGTCCCTGCGAAAGCAGGGACCCATAACCACAGGGTTGTGTTGTTGCAGACGGCTGTCGACCCAGCGTCGCGCAGCAATTGCCGTTCGTGGTTATGGGTCCCGGGTCAAGCTCAGGACGACACTGAGTTTGTGGCTCGACTCAGCGGCCAACCATCCCGAGCAATTGCTCCGGATAGCGCGCGCCCTGCACCTCGACGGCGGCGACGGCCTTGCCGATGTCTGACAGATCGGCGGAGCTCAGCTCGATCCGCGCCGCACCGATGTTCTCCTCGAGCCGGTTGAGCTTCGTGGTGCCCGGGATCGGCACGATCCACGGCTTTTGCGCCAGCAGCCAGGCCAGCGCGATCTGGGCCGGCGTTGCGCCCTTGCCGACCGCGATACGGCCGAGTTGATCGACCAGCGCCTGATTGGTGCGGCGGGCTTCCGGCGAAAAACGCGGCACGAGGTTGCGGAAGTCGTCGCTGGCGAACGTCGTCGACGCGCTGATCGCACCGGTGAGAAAACCGCGGCCGAGCGGGCTGTACGGCACGAAGCCGATACCGAGCTCTTGCAGCACCGGCAGGATCTCCGCCTCCGGACCGCGCTCCCACAGCGAATATTCGCTCTGCAATGCCGTGACCTGCTGCACCGCGTGCGCCCGGCGGATGGTCTGCACGCCGGCCTCCGAGAGGCCGAAATGGCGGACCTTGCCGGCGGCGATCAGGTCCTTCACGGCGCCGGCGACATCCTCGATCGGCACGTTGGGGTCGACCCGATGCTGATAGAACAGATCGATCACATCGATGTTGAGCCGCTTCAGCGAGGCGTCCGCGACCGCCTTGATGTGCTCGGGCCGGCTGTTCAACGACCGGTGCCGCTCGGCCATGGTGCCGATATCGAAGCCGAACTTGGTGGCGATCACGACGTCGTTGCGAACCGGCGTCAGCGCCTCGCCGACCAGCTCCTCGTTGACGAAGGGACCGTAGACCTCCGCGGTATCGAAGAAGGTGACGCCGCGCTCGATGGCGCCGCGCAGCAGCGCGATGCCTGCGGCTTTCTCGACCGCTGGGCCATAGGCGAAGCTGAGGCCCATGCAGCCCAGGCCGATCGCCGATACCTCCAGATTGCTGTTACCGAGTTTACGCTTCTGCATGATGTCTCTCCGCATCAAAGGGCTGGAACCTGCCGCTGCGGGATTTAGGTCGTGCACGCGCACCCTATTAGACGTAGAAATCGGGATGGACTTATGAGCAGGATTCATCAATGCCGCGGCACGACGTCAATGACCTGATCGCCTTCCTCGCGGTGGCGCGCGAGCGCAGCTTCACCCGCGCGGCGGCGCG
Protein-coding sequences here:
- a CDS encoding flagellar motor protein MotA, with translation MPPSRSEMEIELSKLSSPRIFLVRMLVFLVLCGLVGVVLYKQIVTAFFANPGLNALIGAVLLIGIILAFRQVIRLYPEVAWVNNFRIADPGLAIERRPTLLAPMAAILGGERTGRMSISQQTMRHLLDSIATRLDEARDISRYMTGLLVFLGLLGTFWGLIETVGSVGKVIDGLKVGGDAGALFDTLKEGLAAPLGGMGISFSSSLFGLAGSLILGFLDLQSSQAQNRFYTDLEDWLATTVRGISGDGVGAGGADLQGAIDRLRATFEEGGAGGGGRSTTAAMANLAEAIQGLVAHMRTEQQMIREWADGQGEQNREIKRLLERLARQPEKS
- a CDS encoding aldo/keto reductase, which encodes MQKRKLGNSNLEVSAIGLGCMGLSFAYGPAVEKAAGIALLRGAIERGVTFFDTAEVYGPFVNEELVGEALTPVRNDVVIATKFGFDIGTMAERHRSLNSRPEHIKAVADASLKRLNIDVIDLFYQHRVDPNVPIEDVAGAVKDLIAAGKVRHFGLSEAGVQTIRRAHAVQQVTALQSEYSLWERGPEAEILPVLQELGIGFVPYSPLGRGFLTGAISASTTFASDDFRNLVPRFSPEARRTNQALVDQLGRIAVGKGATPAQIALAWLLAQKPWIVPIPGTTKLNRLEENIGAARIELSSADLSDIGKAVAAVEVQGARYPEQLLGMVGR
- a CDS encoding peptidoglycan -binding protein, translating into MALARSRRSESGFNYWPGFVDALSTLVLSIVFLLSVFLVVQFFLSQEVTGKDKALEQLNAKIAQLNDLLSLEKLSKLTLDDQVSQLRAGLASAEGERDRMKGLYEGLANSGNDAQGRANELNKALESEKSVSSRALAQIEVLNQQISALRRQLAALEEALDASEKRDKESQSRIADLGSRLNVALAQRVQELSKYRSEFFGRLRAILGNRPDIRIVGDRFVFQSEVFFDTGQATLLPEGKTELDTVANALIDLDKQIPAEIAWVLRVDGHTDVRPINSPLFKSNWELSSARAISVVQYLVSLGVPAQRLVAAGFAEFQPLDTAQTEDAYKRNRRIELKLTER